Proteins encoded by one window of Erythrobacter sp.:
- the ggt gene encoding gamma-glutamyltransferase yields MRWEANSSPPMTILRAIFAPFALVLLAGCQTIAPEPVAQSVQSSVSGVVSAADPRAAAAGAEILRQGGSATDAAIAVMLALTVVEPQSSGIGGGGFFLHSDATGSLATLDGRETAPAEAGADWFLDESGEPLGYREAVLSGRSVGVPGNVALAAEAHRRHGSLTWEALFQPAIALARDGWTLSERGADFAERFRERAASDAGGQALFYDESGNVLPVGTRITNPQLAETLQAIATRGPDWLYRDNAEVLALTVSSATPGNAGMRTADLHNYAAVERPGICGPYREYLICSMGPPSSGATTVLAILGQLERFDIAALGAQSPVTWHLFAESQRLAYADREAYLADPAFVQVPAGLTDPAYLAQRSMLISADSRMASVAAGTPSGLALAPPDGDEPVDNGTSHFSVADDEGNVVSWTSTIEGPFGSGLMFGGFYLNNELTDFSFVPERGGVAVANRVEGGKRPRSSMAPTIVYDAEGRAVLSIGAAGGSTIPVQVAKALVGYIDFDLTAQEAIAMPIVFAPGDTVTLEADNALPGLAEALTALGHTVSARELPLKANAVEFRDGRWIGAADPRSEGAVIAP; encoded by the coding sequence ATGCGGTGGGAAGCGAATAGCAGTCCCCCCATGACTATCTTGCGTGCCATTTTCGCCCCGTTTGCGCTCGTTTTGCTGGCCGGATGCCAGACAATTGCTCCCGAACCGGTCGCACAATCGGTTCAATCGTCCGTTTCCGGCGTTGTCAGCGCGGCAGACCCGCGCGCCGCGGCAGCCGGAGCCGAAATTCTGCGACAGGGCGGCAGCGCGACCGATGCAGCGATTGCGGTGATGCTGGCGCTGACAGTGGTTGAACCGCAAAGTTCGGGCATCGGTGGCGGCGGGTTTTTCCTTCATTCCGATGCGACCGGTTCGCTCGCAACTTTGGACGGGCGCGAAACTGCTCCTGCGGAAGCGGGAGCGGACTGGTTTCTCGATGAGAGTGGCGAACCATTGGGCTATCGAGAGGCGGTACTGAGCGGACGCTCGGTGGGCGTTCCCGGCAATGTGGCGCTGGCCGCCGAAGCGCACCGGCGGCATGGCAGCTTAACGTGGGAAGCGCTGTTCCAGCCAGCCATCGCACTGGCGCGCGACGGCTGGACGCTTTCCGAACGCGGCGCCGATTTTGCCGAGCGGTTTCGCGAACGCGCAGCAAGCGATGCCGGGGGGCAGGCGCTATTCTATGACGAGTCGGGCAATGTCCTGCCTGTCGGCACCCGCATCACCAATCCGCAGCTCGCCGAAACTCTGCAAGCTATCGCCACGCGCGGGCCGGACTGGCTTTATCGGGACAATGCCGAGGTACTCGCCCTCACGGTCAGCTCCGCCACCCCCGGCAATGCCGGAATGCGCACCGCCGACCTTCACAATTACGCCGCCGTTGAGCGCCCAGGAATCTGCGGCCCTTATCGCGAATACCTGATTTGCAGCATGGGCCCGCCCTCTTCCGGCGCGACGACGGTGCTGGCGATCCTCGGCCAGCTTGAACGGTTCGACATTGCCGCGCTCGGCGCGCAGTCTCCCGTCACCTGGCACCTGTTCGCCGAAAGCCAGCGGCTCGCCTATGCCGATCGCGAGGCCTATCTCGCCGATCCCGCCTTCGTCCAAGTTCCCGCCGGGCTGACCGATCCCGCCTATCTCGCGCAGCGCAGCATGCTCATCAGCGCCGATTCGCGCATGGCCAGCGTTGCCGCCGGGACTCCCTCGGGTCTCGCGCTCGCCCCGCCCGATGGCGACGAACCGGTGGACAACGGCACCAGCCATTTCTCGGTGGCGGATGACGAAGGCAATGTGGTTTCGTGGACTTCCACCATTGAAGGGCCGTTCGGCTCCGGCCTGATGTTCGGGGGCTTCTATCTCAACAACGAGCTGACCGATTTCAGCTTCGTACCCGAACGCGGCGGCGTGGCCGTGGCGAATCGGGTCGAAGGCGGCAAGCGCCCGCGCAGCTCGATGGCCCCCACCATCGTTTACGATGCCGAGGGCCGCGCGGTGCTCTCCATCGGTGCGGCGGGCGGATCGACCATTCCGGTGCAGGTAGCCAAGGCACTGGTCGGCTACATCGATTTCGATCTCACAGCGCAGGAAGCGATCGCCATGCCAATCGTCTTCGCGCCAGGTGACACGGTGACGCTGGAAGCGGACAATGCGCTCCCCGGGCTCGCCGAAGCGCTCACCGCGCTGGGCCACACCGTTTCCGCGCGCGAACTGCCGCTCAAGGCCAATGCCGTAGAGTTCCGCGACGGTCGCTGGATCGGCGCCGCCGACCCGCGCAGTGAGGGCGCGGTGATCGCGCCATAG
- a CDS encoding thiazole synthase: MTETLNTAPDSTDDSWEVAGHRFTSRLIVGTGKYKDFAQNAAAVEASGAQIVTVAVRRVNISDPNQPVLMDYIDPKKITYLPNTAGCFTAEDAIRTLRLAREAGGWDLVKLEVLGEAKTLYPNMVETIRACEVLANEGFKPMVYCTDDPIAAKQLEDVGAVAIMPLGAPIGSGLGIQNQVTIRLIVEGASVPVLVDAGVGTASDAAVAMELGCDGVLMNTAIAEAKDPVRMARAMKLAVEAGRLAYLSGRMGRRKYADPSSPLAGLI; this comes from the coding sequence ATGACCGAAACACTGAACACCGCACCTGACTCCACCGATGACTCATGGGAAGTCGCCGGGCACCGCTTCACCAGCCGCCTGATCGTCGGCACCGGCAAGTACAAGGATTTCGCCCAGAACGCCGCCGCGGTCGAAGCCTCGGGCGCGCAGATCGTCACCGTGGCGGTGCGGCGGGTGAACATTTCCGATCCCAACCAGCCGGTGCTGATGGACTACATCGATCCGAAAAAGATCACCTATCTCCCCAACACCGCCGGGTGCTTCACCGCCGAGGATGCGATCCGTACCCTGCGGCTGGCACGCGAGGCGGGCGGCTGGGACCTCGTGAAGCTCGAAGTGCTGGGCGAGGCGAAAACGCTCTATCCCAACATGGTCGAAACCATCCGCGCCTGCGAAGTTCTGGCGAACGAAGGGTTCAAGCCTATGGTCTATTGCACCGACGATCCGATTGCCGCGAAGCAATTGGAGGATGTCGGCGCGGTGGCAATCATGCCGCTGGGCGCACCGATCGGTTCGGGGCTGGGAATCCAGAACCAGGTGACGATCCGCCTGATCGTCGAAGGCGCGAGCGTACCGGTGCTGGTCGATGCCGGAGTCGGCACCGCGTCAGACGCTGCCGTAGCGATGGAACTGGGCTGCGACGGGGTGCTGATGAACACCGCCATCGCCGAAGCGAAGGATCCCGTTCGCATGGCCCGCGCGATGAAACTGGCTGTGGAAGCGGGGCGGCTGGCCTATCTTTCGGGGCGTATGGGACGGCGGAAATATGCCGATCCCTCTAGTCCGCTGGCAGGATTGATCTGA
- a CDS encoding long-chain fatty acid--CoA ligase has protein sequence MQLDHIDTTPNLVALFLARADEKGDAPFLTTKIDGKWTSTSWRDVAQKVCLMAENLRALGLRDGDRVVIVSENRPEWCIADLAIMAAGCVTTPAYTTNTERDHSHILDDSGAAAVIVSTAKLAKALFPAIMRTGKVRHAITIEPIASSQSGSFDVHGWDTMMAGDPEAARAAVDARLAGIARADVACIIYTSGTSGAPRGVMQPHGAILCNVSGAAEILSNDFGVKDERFLSFLPLSHAYEHSGGQFLPIGVGAEIWYSEGLEKLASNIEEARPTLMVVVPRLFEVLRTRIMKQVEKQGKFANYLMDRALEIAQHEAAHGKKRLLDRPMDMLLERTLRPKIRAKFGGRMKAMVSGGAPLNPEVGTFFEAMGLTMLQGYGQTESGPVVSCNRPRAGLKMDTVGPPMRGVEVKIAEDGEILVRGELVMSGYWQRPEDTARTLQDGWLHTGDVGHLDEKGRIKITDRKKDIIVNDKGDNVAPQKLEGMLTLQPEISQAMVSGDQQPYMVALIVPDAEWALQWARANDIPFDLKSLQDLPAFRSAMKAAIDRTNADLSVIEKVRKFAFADEPFSTDNNQMTPTMKIRRHQIREVYGERLAELY, from the coding sequence GTGCAACTGGACCACATCGATACCACGCCCAATCTCGTCGCGCTGTTTCTTGCCCGCGCGGATGAAAAGGGCGATGCGCCGTTCCTGACCACCAAGATCGACGGCAAGTGGACTTCCACCAGCTGGCGCGACGTGGCGCAGAAGGTCTGCCTGATGGCCGAGAACCTGCGCGCACTGGGCCTGCGCGACGGAGACCGAGTGGTAATCGTCTCCGAAAACCGCCCCGAATGGTGCATTGCCGATCTGGCAATCATGGCGGCAGGTTGCGTGACCACGCCCGCCTACACCACCAATACCGAGCGCGATCACAGCCACATCCTCGACGATTCGGGCGCGGCCGCGGTTATCGTTTCCACCGCCAAACTTGCCAAGGCGCTGTTTCCGGCGATCATGAGGACGGGCAAGGTGCGCCACGCGATCACCATCGAACCCATCGCCAGCTCGCAATCAGGATCGTTCGATGTCCACGGCTGGGACACGATGATGGCGGGCGATCCGGAAGCGGCCCGCGCCGCAGTGGACGCGCGGCTGGCCGGAATCGCGCGGGCGGACGTGGCCTGCATCATCTACACCAGCGGCACCAGCGGGGCACCGCGCGGAGTGATGCAGCCGCACGGGGCAATCCTGTGCAATGTCAGCGGCGCGGCGGAAATCCTGTCCAACGATTTCGGTGTGAAAGACGAACGCTTCCTCTCCTTCCTGCCGCTTAGCCACGCCTATGAACATTCGGGCGGACAGTTCCTGCCGATCGGGGTGGGCGCCGAAATCTGGTATTCTGAGGGACTCGAAAAGCTCGCCAGCAATATCGAGGAGGCGCGGCCCACACTGATGGTGGTGGTCCCTCGCCTGTTCGAAGTGCTGCGCACGCGGATCATGAAGCAGGTCGAAAAGCAGGGCAAGTTCGCCAACTACCTGATGGATCGCGCGCTGGAGATTGCCCAGCACGAAGCCGCGCACGGCAAAAAGCGACTGCTAGACCGGCCGATGGACATGCTTCTCGAACGGACGCTGCGGCCCAAGATCAGGGCCAAATTCGGCGGGCGGATGAAAGCGATGGTTTCCGGCGGTGCGCCGCTCAATCCCGAAGTCGGCACTTTCTTCGAAGCCATGGGGCTGACCATGCTGCAAGGTTACGGCCAGACCGAAAGCGGTCCGGTGGTCAGCTGCAATCGCCCCAGGGCCGGCCTGAAGATGGATACCGTCGGCCCGCCAATGCGCGGGGTCGAAGTGAAGATTGCCGAGGATGGCGAAATCCTCGTGCGCGGCGAACTGGTGATGAGCGGTTACTGGCAGCGGCCCGAAGATACCGCGCGGACCCTGCAGGACGGCTGGCTGCACACCGGCGATGTCGGGCATCTGGACGAGAAGGGCCGGATCAAGATCACCGATCGCAAGAAAGACATCATCGTCAACGACAAGGGCGACAATGTCGCGCCGCAGAAGCTGGAAGGGATGCTGACGCTGCAACCCGAAATCAGCCAGGCGATGGTTTCGGGCGACCAGCAGCCCTACATGGTGGCGCTGATCGTGCCCGATGCCGAATGGGCGCTGCAATGGGCGCGGGCGAACGATATTCCTTTCGATCTGAAGAGCTTGCAGGACCTGCCCGCTTTCCGCAGCGCGATGAAGGCGGCAATCGACCGGACCAACGCGGACCTCTCGGTAATCGAAAAGGTCCGCAAGTTCGCCTTCGCGGATGAGCCGTTCAGCACCGACAACAACCAGATGACCCCTACGATGAAGATCAGGCGGCACCAGATTCGTGAGGTTTACGGGGAGCGGCTGGCGGAGTTGTACTAG
- the thiS gene encoding sulfur carrier protein ThiS translates to MSALNSITVNGDMRRTAAASIADLVRELGLLPQKVAVEHNGEIAPRSTLEQVALADGDVLEIVHFVGGG, encoded by the coding sequence ATGTCCGCACTCAACTCCATCACCGTCAACGGCGATATGCGCCGAACCGCCGCTGCCAGCATCGCCGATCTGGTGCGCGAACTCGGCCTGCTGCCGCAGAAGGTGGCGGTGGAACATAACGGCGAAATCGCTCCCCGCTCGACGCTGGAGCAGGTGGCGCTGGCTGACGGCGACGTGCTGGAAATCGTCCACTTCGTCGGCGGCGGCTGA